Proteins encoded in a region of the Anopheles ziemanni chromosome 2, idAnoZiCoDA_A2_x.2, whole genome shotgun sequence genome:
- the LOC131281737 gene encoding uncharacterized protein LOC131281737 — protein sequence MADNFGATGNMCRFCLCRDGLISFSEATSSALTFEDVQYYTGIELSADEEFVLCNDCCVSINESANYRRTCLRNDTIFERLVRLRNRSALASATITRAPAEVASVQGAEFTVITVAENHAISLDDSESNDVSSLSQEVNQDPISTANEVPETGNTHTDEESDVIALDESDNDSDYSMPSLYGEVMGEVLKKEKRTKIEKSSIEMVLCVPPSSQGDGNDSDCSLPLLYDERTIAERNKSQRMTFQQLEEKYKCPYCDSDEQPLGAHIRWEHSKSRRKLLVCLYCPKKFRTPRDIYRHIIMCHEEPYGRPNDSTDEQ from the exons ATGGCTGATAATTTCGGTGCTACTGGGAATATGTGCCGGTTTTGCTTGTGCCGAGATGGTCTAATATCATTCTCGGAAGCAACGAGTAGCGCTTTAACTTTCGAAGATGTACAATACTATACCGGCATTGAG CTATCTGCAGATGAGGAATTTGTTCTGTGTAACGATTGCTGTGTATCAATAAACGAATCAGCGAATTACCGTCGAACATGTTTACGAAATGATACCATATTTGAACGGCTCGTTCGCTTGCGCAATAGGAGTGCATTGGCCAGTGCTACAATAACACGCGCCCCTGCAGAAGTTGCTAGTGTCCAAGGTGCTGAATTTACGGTTATAACTGTAGCCGAAAACCATGCAATATCACTGGACGACTCGGAATCCAATGATGTGTCTTCGCTATCTCAAGAAGTAAACCAGGATCCAATTAGCACTGCCAACGAAGTGCCGGAAACCGGAAATACCCACACCGACGAGGAATCGGATGTAATAGCATTGGATGAGTCCGATAATGACTCCGATTATTCGATGCCTTCCCTTTACGGGGAAGTAATGGGagaagttttgaaaaaggaaaaaaggaccaAAATTGAGAAAAGCAGCATCGAGATGGTGCTTTGCGTGCCACCGTCTAGTCAAGGAGATGGAAATGATTCCGATTGTTCATTACCATTGCTTTATGATGAACGCACGATTGCAGAACGGAATAAATCCCAACGCATGACCTTCCAGCAATTGGAAGAAAAGTACAAATGCCCTTATTGCGATTCTGACGAACAACCTTTAGGCGCCCACATAAGATGGGAGCACAGCAAATCCAGACGAAAGCTTCTTGTTTGTCTCTATTGTCCCAAGAAGTTTCGAACACCGAGAGATATCTATCGACATATAATAATGTGTCATGAAGAACCTTATGGTCGGCCAAATGATTCTACCGACGAACAATGA
- the LOC131293060 gene encoding zinc finger protein 337-like, which yields MARIFGERDGRGPEAFKSTDLTASASENDVITLDDSESDDSHCEKPVSIETNNSTNEVDAESEIEQTIADAETDSEALDGNESDYSMPSLDGEAVEKASNDKLIAETEDDERSNCSTMDSEKLQQTTERESSQSYKDTSTNWSKRNRLFSDGSDSDDSIKSLYSEWMGKISNKSIPYSFIKVTTKDIYACYGGLCPYCGVQSKDLGTHIQRIHEAEKTLLCPHCPKMFAEKSQLKAHINTWHEKRIIITCPTCGKGFINRRSYSYHKYNSHGKSDVYECEICHRKFKSPDGYKRHFKAHSLTSLKCEDCGKLYSTAFYFEQHKLLSHHMKKSLE from the exons ATGGCACGTATTTTTGGAGAGCGTGATGGACGTGGCCCAGAAGCTTTTAAATCTACCGATTTGACTGCAAGTGCAAGTGAAAACGATGTAATAACACTGGACGACTCAGAATCCGATGATTCACATTGCGAGAAACCTGTATCAATTGAAACGAATAATTCAACTAATGAAGTAGATGCAGAGAGTGAAATTGAACAAACCATTGCCGACGCGGAAACAGATTCAGAAGCATTGGATGGCAATGAATCCGATTATTCCATGCCCTCACTTGACGGTGAGGCTGTGGAAAAAGCGTCGAACGACAAGTTGATAGCCGAAACCGAAGATGACGAAAGGTCAAATTGTTCCACGATGGACAGTGAAAAATTGCAGCAGACAACGGAACGTGAATCCTCCCAGAGTTATAAAGACACGTCAACGAACTGGTCGAAAAGGAACAGATTATTTTCTGATGGCAGCGACTCGGACGATTCTATAAAATCGCTCTATAGTGAATGGATgggaaaaatttcaaacaaatctaTACCGTACAGCTTCATAAAAGTTACTACGAAGGACATATACGCGTGTTATGGTGGGCTGTGCCCTTATTGTGGGGTACAGAGCAAGGACCTAGGAACTCATATACAACGGATACACGAAGCAGAAAAGACATTACTTTGCCCACACTGCCCGAAGATGTTTGCGGAAAAATCTCAATTAAAAGCTCATATTAATACTTGGCATGAGAAGCGCATAATCATAACATGTCCTACTTGTGGTAAAGGATTCATAAACCGCAGAAGCTATAGTTATCATAAG TATAATTCTCACGGAAAAAGCGACGTGTACGAGTGTGAAATATGCCACCGGAAATTTAAGTCCCCGGATGGATATAAAAGACACTTTAAGGCACATTCATTAACTTCTCTCAAGTGCGAGGATTGCGGAAAACTATACTCAACTGC GTTCTATTTTGAGCAACATAAACTTCTTTCGCATCATATGAAGAAATCACTCGAGTGA
- the LOC131293062 gene encoding zinc finger and BTB domain-containing protein 24-like, producing MRTDQPTDLTAGENEIITLDDSESDDASSQVGKPESAEMNPFPPEEHEGTEIEQTSSYDEPDAVALDDDDSDYSITSANGEPTSKPLVENNIPQTISESTSVFDKEGTSTQNDDFPADESDSDYSLPSLYSECVNKIERTERPKPIWYTCLICGCKTMDVKRHMQYSHTRRYQCPYCDFQPVNLASHIRYKHKTIAREITKRSKEKLACPHCSKKFLDEESLKSHVDKCPYTRLITETCEECGKGFANKAGYVIHKKHVHGPDSAHKPKSVQQPKSGEFECQACYKKLSSLNAYKEHIKKHSPTATKCEDCGKLFKTMFTFGLHKHRGLCEKQKSNSK from the exons ATGCGAACTGACCAACCTACCGATTTAACTGCgggtgaaaatgaaataataacgCTGGATGACTCGGAATCGGATGATGCGTCGTCACAAGTCGGGAAACCTGAGTCGGCAGAGATGAATCCTTTTCCTCCTGAAGAACATGAAGGGACGGAAATTGAACAAACCAGTAGCTATGACGAACCAGATGCGGTAGCattagatgatgatgattccgATTACTCCATCACTTCTGCTAATGGCGAGCCTACATCGAAACCGTTGGTCGAAAACAACATACCCCAAACTATCTCCGAAAGTACCTCCGTATTCGACAAAGAGGGTACAAGCACGCAAAACGATGACTTCCCAGCAGATGAAAGTGACTCCGATTACTCCTTACCTTCGCTGTACAGCGAATGTGTCAATAAAATAGAAAGGACTGAAAGGCCAAAACCAATATGGTATACATGCCTTATTTGTGGTTGCAAGACAATGGATGTAAAACGGCACATGCAATATAGCCACACGCGCAGGTACCAATGCCCTTACTGTGATTTTCAGCCAGTAAATTTAGCTAGCCACATAAGGTATAAGCACAAAACAATCGCAAGAGAAATCACAAAAAGATCAAAAGAGAAACTGGCCTGTCCGCATTGCTCAAAGAAGTTTCTTGATGAGGAGTCTTTGAAAAGTCATGTAGACAAATGTCCCTACACACGGCTTATCACTGAAACCTGTGAGGAATGCGGGAAAGGATTCGCCAATAAAGCCGGATACGTCATTCATaag AAACACGTCCACGGACCGGACAGCGCCCACAAACCGAAGAGTGTCCAACAACCGAAGAGCGGAGAGTTTGAGTGTCAAGCGTGCTACAAGAAGCTATCTTCTTTAAATGCGTATAAAGAACATATAAAGAAACATTCTCCAACTGCTACAAAGTGCGAGGATTGTGGCAAGCTATTCAAAACTAT GTTCACGTTCGGGCTACATAAACATAGAGGTTtatgcgaaaaacaaaaaagtaattcCAAATAA
- the LOC131293063 gene encoding RING finger and CHY zinc finger domain-containing protein 1, with the protein MDDKQPITSPNEDNATATMPTTNGREENVKPVGCAHYKRRAQFVTPCCNKFYMCRYCHDENETHLFNRKTVTELICTECNTRQRVQAECENCGVRFGRYTCLVCNLFDDEDRNQYHCEGCGICRVGGRGRFFHCEVCNMCLPLQLKIDGHKCVENVSRSNCPVCLDDIHTSRLPCHIPDCGHLLHRTCFENLLATGYYACPICQTSMMDMVQLWVFLDAEVAATPMPKEYEKYYVDILCKDCHKESLIKFHVVGLKCPHCGGYNTCQTKAKTSRTETDSFDADGAMGSGAPTDANTVTTASPPMVEFPAANGTESTSHSTTNEESSSGGPSTSTTSSTSSSSASTASSSSSSTVVSLAASSHSGSQFGSDSSSANATTSSHRARDRDEGPAPPICDNDPAATSCGNSNNTDGATPQI; encoded by the exons ATGGATGACAAACAACCAATTACATCGCCAAACGAGGACAATGCTACGGCCACGATGCCCACGACGAACGGACGGGAAGAGAACGTGAAACCGGTCGGTTGTGCGCATTACAAACGACGGGCCCAATTTGTG ACTCCATGCTGCAATAAATTCTACATGTGTCGATACTGCCACGACGAGAACGAGACACACTTATTCAACCGGAAAACCGTCACGGAGCTTATCTGCACCGAGTGCAACACCCGACAACGGGTGCAGGCGGAGTGCGAAAACTGTGGCGTCCGCTTCGGCAGG TACACATGTTTGGTATGTAATCTCTTCGACGATGAGGATCGTAATCAGTACCACTGCGAAGGCTGCGGCATTTGCCGCGTCGGTGGCCGTGGACGTTTCTTTCACTGTGAGGTTTGCAACATGTGTCTACCATTGCAGCTGAAGATCGATGGCCATAAG TGCGTGGAAAATGTGTCTCGTTCGAATTGCCCAGTTTGCCTGGATGACATTCACACCTCGCGTCTTCCGTGTCACATTCCGGACTGTGGGCATTTACTCCATCGGACCTGCTTCGAGAACTTG CTCGCTACTGGCTACTATGCTTGCCCTATCTGCCAGACATCGATGATGGACATGGTGCAGCTGTGGGTGTTTCTGGATGCCGAAGTGGCCGCGACACCCATGCCAAAGGAGTACGAGAAATATTACGTCGATATCCTTTGCAAGGACTGTCACAAG GAGTCATTGATAAAGTTCCACGTGGTTGGACTAAAGTGCCCCCACTGCGGTGGATATAATACCTGCCAGACGAAAGCGAAAACTTCCCGCACCGAAACGGACAGCTTTGACGCCGACGGGGCGATGGGCAGTGGCGCCCCGACGGACGCCAACACAGTGACAACGGCATCGCCGCCGATGGTAGAATTTCCCGCGGCAAATG GTACAGAGAGTACGAGCCACAGCACGACGAATGAGGAAAGTTCTAGCGGTGGTCCGAGCACCTCGACGACATCGTCCACTTCCTCCTCGTCCGCATCCACAgcttcctcctcgtcctcgtcgacgGTGGTGAGCCTGGCCGCAAGCAGCCACAGTGGCTCTCAGTTCGGGAGTGACAGTTCGTCTGCCAACGCAACGACCAGCAGCCACAGAGCTCGCGATAGGGACGAAGGACCGGCACCGCCTATCTGCGACAACGATCCCGCGGCCACCTCGTGTGGTAACAGCAATAACACCGACGGTGCGACGCCCCAGATCTGA